A genomic region of Micromonospora sp. NBRC 110009 contains the following coding sequences:
- the msrA gene encoding peptide-methionine (S)-S-oxide reductase MsrA, with the protein MSDRTEKAILAGGCFWGMQDLIRKREGVLTSRVGYTGGDVPNATYENHGSHAEAIEIVFDPDRLSYRELLEFFFQVHDPTTKNRQGNDVGASYRSAIFYCDDQQRQVAEDTIADVDASGLWPGKVVTEVSPAGPFWEAEPEHQDYLEKYPAGYTCHFVRPDWKLPRRTQSAR; encoded by the coding sequence ATGAGTGACAGGACTGAGAAGGCGATCCTGGCCGGCGGCTGCTTCTGGGGGATGCAGGACCTCATCCGCAAGCGGGAGGGGGTGCTCACCAGCAGGGTCGGCTACACCGGCGGGGACGTGCCGAACGCGACCTACGAGAACCACGGTTCCCATGCCGAGGCCATCGAGATCGTCTTCGATCCCGACCGACTCTCCTATCGGGAGCTTCTCGAGTTCTTCTTCCAGGTCCACGACCCGACCACGAAGAATCGTCAGGGCAACGATGTGGGCGCCAGCTACCGGTCGGCCATCTTCTACTGCGACGACCAGCAGCGGCAGGTCGCGGAGGACACGATCGCCGACGTCGACGCCTCCGGCCTCTGGCCGGGCAAGGTGGTCACCGAGGTCAGCCCGGCCGGCCCCTTCTGGGAGGCCGAGCCGGAACACCAGGACTACCTGGAGAAGTATCCGGCGGGCTACACCTGCCACTTCGTCCGACCGGACTGGAAACTTCCCCGCCGCACGCAGAGCGCCCGTTGA
- a CDS encoding epoxide hydrolase N-terminal domain-containing protein, translating into MAVKTEVRPAVAEIRPFMVEVLDSELEALRARIAATRWPEKETAPDQPQGVQPATIQALR; encoded by the coding sequence ATGGCCGTCAAGACCGAAGTGCGACCGGCCGTTGCCGAGATCCGACCCTTCATGGTCGAGGTCCTCGACTCGGAACTCGAGGCACTGCGGGCCCGCATCGCGGCCACGCGCTGGCCCGAAAAGGAGACCGCCCCGGATCAGCCACAGGGCGTGCAACCGGCGACGATCCAGGCGCTTCGCTAG
- a CDS encoding redoxin domain-containing protein, whose translation MPSLDGATEWLNSAPLGPIELRGRPVLVNFWTLTCINWLRQEPYVRAWSQAYRNDGLIVVGVHTPEFSFEHDVDQVRQAITARGIDYPVVVDNDYAVWRAFGNHYWPALYFVDADGAIRDQHFGEGRYERSERVIQRLLDVEREPVAVEGRGVEADADWDHLRTPETYLGYSRSEHFASPQGVVFDEAGAYALPEHLPLNHWAIAGQWTIGSEQVVLHQPGGSIAFRFHARDAHLVLSPGTREVIPFRVRLDGEAPGRSHGADVDDAGHGLLRDGRLYQLVRQHDGVRERTLEITFDEPGAEAYVFTFG comes from the coding sequence ATGCCCTCACTCGACGGGGCGACCGAGTGGCTCAACTCCGCGCCACTCGGCCCCATCGAGCTGCGCGGCCGTCCCGTCCTGGTGAACTTCTGGACGCTGACCTGCATCAACTGGCTGCGCCAGGAGCCGTACGTGCGGGCGTGGTCGCAGGCCTACCGCAACGACGGGCTGATCGTCGTCGGCGTCCACACGCCGGAGTTCTCCTTCGAGCACGACGTGGACCAGGTGCGGCAGGCGATCACGGCGCGCGGGATCGACTATCCGGTCGTCGTCGACAACGACTACGCCGTCTGGCGCGCCTTCGGCAACCACTACTGGCCGGCGCTCTACTTCGTCGACGCCGACGGCGCCATCCGCGACCAGCACTTCGGCGAAGGGCGCTACGAGCGGTCGGAGCGGGTCATCCAGCGGCTGCTCGACGTCGAGCGGGAGCCGGTCGCCGTCGAGGGGCGCGGGGTCGAGGCCGACGCTGACTGGGATCACCTGCGCACGCCCGAGACCTACCTCGGCTACTCACGCAGCGAGCACTTCGCGTCACCGCAGGGTGTCGTCTTCGACGAAGCCGGCGCCTACGCGCTCCCCGAGCACCTGCCGCTCAATCACTGGGCCATCGCCGGGCAGTGGACCATCGGATCCGAGCAGGTCGTGCTCCACCAGCCCGGCGGGAGCATCGCATTCCGGTTCCACGCGCGGGACGCGCATCTCGTGCTGTCTCCCGGAACGCGCGAGGTGATCCCGTTCCGGGTGCGCCTCGACGGCGAAGCGCCGGGCCGGTCACACGGCGCAGACGTCGACGATGCGGGGCACGGCCTGCTCCGGGACGGGCGCCTGTACCAGCTTGTGCGCCAGCACGACGGTGTCCGCGAGCGGACCCTGGAGATCACGTTCGACGAGCCCGGCGCCGAGGCGTACGTGTTCACGTTCGGATAG
- the rox gene encoding rifampin monooxygenase, protein MFDVIIAGCGPTGVMLAAELRLHDVRVLVLEKETEPVSFVRIVGLHVRSIELMAMRGLLERILERGRQRPAGGFFAAINKPAPEGLDSAHAYLLGIPQPVIVHLLEEHAIELGAQVRRGCAVADFEQDGNGVTVELADGERLRSRYLVGCDGGRSTVRKLLGVGFPGEPSRTETLMGELEVGVPQEEIAAKMVEIRETDKRLDLRPAGVGVYRVIVPAAGVSDRAEPPTLEDFKQQLRTIAGTDFGVHSPRWLSRFGDATRLAERYRVGRVLLAGDAAHIHPPIGGQGLNLGVQDAFNLGWKLAAQIRGWAPETLLDTYQAERHPVAEDVLDNTRAQMELLSTEPGPQAVRRLLTELMDFDEVNRHLIEKITAIGIRYDFGAGPDLLGRRLRDIDVKQGHLYGLLHRGRGLLLDRTERLTVGGWSDRVDYLGDSTAVLDVPCVLLRPDGHVAWIGDDQQDLDDHLARWFGKPPTQTRRDRRLT, encoded by the coding sequence ATGTTCGACGTGATCATTGCCGGGTGCGGGCCGACTGGTGTGATGCTGGCCGCCGAACTGCGGCTGCACGATGTGCGGGTACTCGTCCTGGAGAAGGAAACCGAGCCCGTGTCGTTCGTCCGCATAGTCGGTCTGCATGTTCGCAGTATCGAGCTGATGGCAATGCGCGGGCTGCTGGAGCGCATTCTCGAACGCGGAAGGCAGCGTCCGGCCGGCGGCTTCTTCGCCGCCATCAACAAACCCGCGCCCGAGGGCCTGGATTCCGCGCACGCCTATCTGCTGGGCATCCCGCAGCCGGTCATCGTTCACCTGCTCGAAGAGCATGCGATCGAACTGGGTGCGCAGGTCCGGCGCGGTTGTGCGGTGGCCGATTTCGAGCAGGACGGCAATGGTGTGACCGTCGAGCTGGCCGACGGGGAACGGCTGCGTTCGCGCTATCTCGTCGGCTGTGACGGCGGGCGCAGTACGGTGCGGAAACTGCTCGGCGTCGGCTTCCCCGGCGAGCCCTCGCGGACCGAGACGCTGATGGGCGAGTTGGAAGTGGGTGTGCCGCAGGAGGAGATCGCCGCCAAGATGGTCGAAATCCGCGAGACCGACAAGCGACTCGACCTCAGGCCCGCAGGCGTTGGGGTCTATCGCGTGATAGTCCCCGCCGCGGGAGTCAGCGATCGTGCGGAACCGCCCACCCTCGAGGATTTCAAGCAACAGTTGCGCACCATCGCCGGAACCGACTTCGGCGTGCACTCCCCGCGCTGGCTGTCCCGCTTCGGCGATGCCACACGACTAGCCGAACGTTATCGGGTCGGGCGGGTGCTGCTGGCCGGCGACGCGGCACACATCCATCCGCCCATCGGCGGACAGGGCCTCAACCTGGGCGTTCAGGACGCATTCAACCTCGGCTGGAAACTGGCCGCACAGATCCGCGGCTGGGCGCCGGAAACACTGCTGGACACCTACCAGGCCGAACGTCACCCTGTCGCCGAGGACGTGCTGGACAACACCCGCGCCCAGATGGAACTGCTGTCCACCGAACCGGGCCCGCAGGCCGTGCGTAGGCTGCTCACCGAACTGATGGACTTCGACGAGGTGAACCGCCATCTGATCGAGAAGATCACCGCGATCGGCATCCGCTACGACTTCGGCGCTGGCCCCGACCTGCTCGGCCGCCGCCTGCGCGACATCGACGTGAAACAGGGCCACCTCTACGGTCTGCTGCATCGCGGCCGCGGCCTGCTGCTGGACCGCACCGAACGCCTGACCGTCGGCGGCTGGTCGGACCGGGTCGATTACCTCGGGGATTCCACTGCCGTATTGGATGTTCCGTGCGTCCTGCTACGCCCCGACGGCCACGTCGCCTGGATCGGCGACGATCAGCAGGACCTGGACGACCACCTCGCCCGCTGGTTCGGCAAGCCGCCAACTCAAACGAGAAGAGACAGGCGGCTCACCTAG
- a CDS encoding helix-turn-helix domain-containing protein, with amino-acid sequence MATGEFGQAVRRWRDRVPPEAAGLPAGGQRRAPGLRREELALLAGISVDYLTRLEQGRAANPSAQVVEALARALRLARMERAHLYRLAGLAPPGPDAIPADVTPSVQRLLDRLTGTPVAVYDAAWTLLLANPPYAALMGDSSGWRGHERNGVWRHFLGRGSSRVRHTPESLRGFEAALVADLRSAVARYPADQRLRRLLGELRANSDRFAELWDSGVVGRHEAARKTIDHPQVGALTLDCDVLSVAGSDLRIMVYTAEPGTEDADRLALLTVLGTQTLV; translated from the coding sequence ATGGCCACGGGGGAGTTCGGGCAGGCGGTGCGCCGCTGGCGTGACCGGGTCCCGCCCGAGGCCGCCGGGCTGCCCGCCGGCGGGCAGCGACGGGCGCCCGGCCTGCGCCGGGAGGAGCTGGCCCTGCTGGCCGGGATCTCCGTCGACTACCTCACCCGCCTGGAGCAGGGCCGGGCGGCCAACCCGTCGGCGCAGGTCGTCGAGGCGCTGGCCCGGGCGCTGCGGTTGGCGCGCATGGAGCGCGCGCACCTGTACCGGCTGGCCGGGCTCGCGCCGCCCGGCCCGGACGCGATCCCCGCGGACGTCACCCCCAGCGTCCAGCGGCTGCTGGACCGGCTGACCGGGACACCCGTCGCGGTCTACGACGCGGCCTGGACGCTGCTGCTGGCCAATCCGCCCTACGCGGCCCTGATGGGTGATTCGTCCGGTTGGCGGGGCCACGAGCGCAACGGGGTGTGGCGGCATTTTCTCGGCCGCGGTTCCTCGCGGGTCCGGCACACGCCGGAATCGCTGCGCGGTTTCGAGGCGGCGCTCGTCGCCGACCTGCGCTCCGCCGTCGCCCGCTACCCGGCGGACCAGCGGCTGCGACGGCTCCTGGGGGAGCTGCGGGCGAACAGCGACCGGTTCGCCGAGCTGTGGGACTCCGGTGTCGTGGGGCGCCACGAGGCCGCCCGCAAGACCATCGACCATCCGCAGGTGGGCGCGCTGACCCTGGACTGCGATGTGCTGAGCGTGGCCGGCAGCGACCTGCGGATCATGGTCTACACGGCCGAGCCCGGCACCGAGGACGCCGACCGGCTCGCGCTGCTCACCGTCCTCGGCACCCAGACCCTGGTCTAG
- a CDS encoding SDR family NAD(P)-dependent oxidoreductase, with protein sequence MTTTLITGANKGLGFETARRLIAAGHTVYLGSRDAERGRQAADRLGARLLLIDVTDDASVAAAVKTVEAEGGLDVLVNNAGIEGRTGGNGVVGAAEVTADDMRTLFETNVFGAVRVTHAFLPLLRRSAAPVVVNVSSGLASMARVTDPGTPAYAYPGVAYPASKAALNMVTVQYAKALPGFRVNAVEPGFTATDLNGRTGTQSVEQGAEIIVRMAQLSPDGPTGGYFDAQGPLPW encoded by the coding sequence ATGACGACAACACTGATCACCGGAGCGAACAAGGGTCTCGGCTTCGAGACCGCCCGCCGGCTCATCGCCGCGGGCCACACCGTCTACCTCGGCAGCCGGGACGCCGAGCGCGGCCGGCAGGCCGCCGACCGGCTGGGCGCACGCCTGCTGCTCATCGACGTCACCGACGACGCGTCCGTCGCGGCAGCGGTCAAGACCGTCGAGGCCGAAGGCGGACTGGACGTGCTGGTCAACAACGCCGGCATCGAAGGCCGGACCGGGGGGAACGGGGTGGTTGGCGCCGCCGAGGTGACCGCCGACGACATGCGCACGCTGTTCGAGACGAACGTCTTCGGCGCGGTGCGCGTCACGCACGCGTTCCTGCCCCTCCTGCGGCGCTCCGCCGCCCCGGTCGTGGTCAACGTGAGCAGCGGCCTGGCCTCGATGGCCCGGGTCACCGACCCCGGCACCCCGGCGTACGCGTACCCGGGGGTCGCCTATCCGGCCTCCAAGGCGGCGCTGAACATGGTCACCGTGCAGTACGCCAAGGCGTTGCCCGGCTTCCGGGTCAACGCGGTGGAGCCGGGCTTCACCGCGACGGACCTGAACGGGCGCACCGGCACGCAGAGCGTCGAACAGGGCGCCGAGATCATCGTCCGGATGGCGCAGCTGAGCCCGGACGGCCCGACCGGAGGCTACTTCGACGCGCAGGGCCCACTGCCCTGGTGA
- a CDS encoding DnaJ family domain-containing protein — translation MTTGWEAAVEAQIRSAQERGEFDNLPGAGKPIPGRDLPYDESWWIKSFLEREKLPSDLLLPTPLQLRRRVERLPDEVRDLPTEQSVRAYVADLNRQIVDWLRTPTGPRVVVRPVNADDTVRRWRADRERAAAPAAAAPDDAPAAPAVKRRRWRLPWRRR, via the coding sequence GTGACGACTGGTTGGGAGGCCGCGGTCGAGGCGCAGATCCGCTCGGCCCAGGAGCGGGGCGAGTTCGACAACCTGCCCGGCGCCGGCAAACCGATCCCCGGACGGGACCTGCCGTACGACGAGTCGTGGTGGATCAAGAGCTTCCTGGAGCGCGAGAAGCTGCCCAGCGACCTCCTGCTGCCCACGCCGCTGCAACTGCGCCGCCGCGTGGAACGGCTCCCCGACGAGGTGCGCGACCTGCCGACCGAGCAGTCGGTGCGGGCCTACGTGGCCGACCTGAACAGGCAGATCGTGGACTGGCTGCGGACCCCGACCGGGCCCCGGGTGGTGGTCCGCCCGGTCAACGCCGACGACACCGTACGCCGGTGGCGGGCCGACCGGGAGCGGGCGGCGGCACCGGCCGCCGCGGCGCCCGACGACGCCCCCGCCGCGCCGGCGGTCAAGCGGCGGCGGTGGCGGCTGCCCTGGCGACGCCGCTGA
- a CDS encoding YkvA family protein, giving the protein MRDWLIGLGVAVACLLASWALLVLLARRLPPGILRDLAAFIPDCLTTVRRLRKDPRVPRRAKVAIVIAGLWLASPIDLIPEFLPVIGPLDDIVVVALALRYAGRQVPRQVLLDAWPGEPRLLLRLLGPARDDAAPAGAEPVDR; this is encoded by the coding sequence GTGCGCGACTGGCTGATCGGTCTCGGTGTCGCGGTGGCCTGCCTGCTGGCGAGCTGGGCGCTGCTGGTGCTGCTGGCCCGGCGGCTCCCGCCGGGCATCCTGCGGGACCTGGCGGCGTTCATCCCGGACTGCCTGACCACCGTGCGGCGGCTGCGCAAGGACCCCCGGGTGCCGCGCCGGGCGAAGGTCGCCATCGTGATCGCCGGGCTGTGGCTGGCCAGCCCGATCGACCTGATCCCCGAGTTCCTGCCGGTCATCGGCCCGCTCGACGACATCGTCGTGGTGGCCCTCGCACTGCGGTACGCCGGCCGGCAGGTGCCCCGGCAGGTGCTGCTCGACGCCTGGCCGGGCGAGCCGCGGCTGCTGCTGCGCCTGCTCGGCCCGGCACGGGACGACGCTGCCCCGGCCGGCGCCGAACCGGTCGACCGCTGA
- a CDS encoding sulfite exporter TauE/SafE family protein — translation MLGTLLAASAAAFLLALLSAVTGFGGGVLLLPVFTALFGLRVAVPVLTLTQLSSNAARVWLNRRELRWPLAGRFAVGAVPFAVAGALLLAHAPLAALKRLLGVFLLAVVAWRRLGRRPGRPGERTFVAVGAASGLGSALLGSVGPLTAPFFLAYGLTRAAYVGTEAAAALTLHLSKTAGYAAAGLLGRQVILLGVALTPATLAGAWVGRRIVGRISDRLFVALVEVGLVAAALVFLAGW, via the coding sequence GTGCTCGGCACCCTGCTGGCCGCGTCGGCGGCGGCGTTCCTGCTGGCCCTGCTGTCGGCGGTGACCGGTTTCGGCGGTGGTGTGCTGCTGCTGCCGGTGTTCACCGCCCTGTTCGGGCTGCGGGTCGCGGTGCCGGTGCTCACCCTCACCCAACTGTCCAGCAACGCCGCCCGGGTCTGGCTGAACCGGCGCGAGCTGCGCTGGCCGCTCGCGGGCCGGTTCGCCGTCGGGGCGGTGCCCTTCGCGGTGGCCGGCGCGCTGCTGCTGGCTCACGCTCCGCTGGCCGCGTTGAAGCGGCTGCTCGGGGTGTTCCTGCTCGCCGTGGTGGCCTGGCGGCGCCTCGGCCGGCGGCCGGGTCGCCCCGGCGAGCGCACCTTCGTGGCGGTCGGCGCGGCCTCGGGTCTCGGGTCGGCGCTGCTCGGGTCGGTCGGCCCGCTCACGGCGCCGTTCTTCCTGGCGTACGGGCTGACCCGGGCCGCGTACGTGGGCACCGAGGCGGCCGCCGCGCTCACCCTGCACCTGTCGAAGACCGCCGGGTACGCCGCCGCCGGCCTGCTCGGCCGGCAGGTGATCCTGCTCGGGGTGGCGCTGACCCCGGCCACCCTGGCCGGCGCGTGGGTGGGCCGGCGGATCGTCGGCCGGATCAGCGACCGCCTCTTCGTCGCCCTGGTCGAGGTGGGGCTGGTCGCGGCGGCGCTGGTGTTCCTCGCCGGCTGGTGA